A window of Citrus sinensis cultivar Valencia sweet orange chromosome 7, DVS_A1.0, whole genome shotgun sequence contains these coding sequences:
- the LOC107175385 gene encoding cell division control protein 2 homolog: MENKRYTLLEVIREGRYGAVHRAHDSLTGDTVVVKKIPIMNPSEGVPSSVIREVSLLKELKHENIVRLLNVRSSVDSIDLVFENLDFDLLHFMKTEPTVTKNPLKIKKYLHQILHGVAYCHSQEILHRDLKPANFLIDRSKDIVKIADFGLARPIDVPLENYTIKGGSLCYKAPERLLGSGRYSTPVDVWAVACTFAEMVTHQRLFHSRWAPGLLAAIFSIMGTPDSETLPGFTSFSEEFGFEPNRSPIKDLATVVGGLEPDGVDLLRRMLCLDPSKRLTAREALRHEYFKDFQSLD; encoded by the exons ATGGAGAACAAG CGATACACGCTCTTGGAGGTAATAAGAGAAGGCAGATATGGTGCGGTTCACAGGGCCCATGACTCTTTGACAGGTGATACCGTAGTCGTGAAGAAGATCCCAATCATGAATCCATCTGAAGGTGTCCCTAGCTCAGTAATCAGAGAAGTTTCTCTTTTGAAAGAGCTGAAGCACGAAAACATTGTTAG gtTGCTTAATGTACGGAGCAGTGTAGATAGCATTGACCTTGTTTTCGAGAATTTGGACTTTGATTTACTGCACTTCATGAAGACTGAACCAACAGTTACTAAGAATccactaaaaataaaa AAGTATCTACATCAGATTCTTCATGGCGTTGCGTATTGCCATTCTCAGGAAATTCTTCACCGGGATTTGAAGCCAGCGAATTTTCTGATAGATCGCAGTAAAGACATTGTTAAAATTGCAGACTTTGGGTTGGCAAGGCCAATTGATGTTCCTCTTGAAAATTATACGATTAAG GGAGGAAGTCTCTGCTACAAGGCACCTGAGCGCCTACTTGGTTCTGGCCGATACTCAACTCCAGTTGATGTGTGGGCTGTGGCTTGTACATTTGCTGAGATGGTGACCCATCAGCGTTTGTTCCACTCTAGGTGGGCTCCTGGTTTACTGGCTGCAATTTTCag CATCATGGGGACACCAGATTCAGAAACTTTGCCCGGATTTACTTCATTCTCTGAAGAATTTGGTTTTGAACCTAATAGAAGTCCTATAAAG GACCTGGCTACTGTAGTTGGTGGTCTTGAACCAGATGGAGTTGACCTTTTGCGT AGAATGCTTTGCTTGGATCCAAGTAAACGACTTACAGCTCGTGAAGCACTCCGGCATGagtattttaaagattttcaGAGCTTAGATTGA